Proteins co-encoded in one Kutzneria chonburiensis genomic window:
- a CDS encoding glycosyltransferase: MRVLLTGMPVYSHLVPMLVPVAKALQAAGHEVAVATGQPPAAELARQGLDHRPLPRMLVGQEFRADPELAKAIGLSADGVPLPELNEMPPGAGFGRLFAGVGAARNAVDLLAVAEEFGPDLIVREGTELAGFLVAEQLGVRCVTLDSSPLAPVRHPGLLPALNQTRATLGMKALPHINELARDAWIGWLPSQWWAENLSSHQHFRAPAATGTLDPEIAALRSDRPLVLVTLGSNAAHMFTDSPLPPIVEALGQLDCTAVVALDRRWDGPSPGNVHLVPFVQQQLLLPACDLFITHAGYNGVREALAAGVPMVAMPLFAEAPANAQRLTELGLGVTVPADATPAGILLACEEVLGDPAFRYAAHGFQRRILGLPGMDELVSALVREAQR, translated from the coding sequence GTGCGTGTGTTGCTGACCGGCATGCCGGTGTACTCCCACCTGGTGCCGATGTTGGTGCCGGTGGCCAAGGCTCTGCAAGCGGCCGGTCACGAGGTGGCGGTGGCCACCGGGCAGCCGCCGGCCGCCGAGCTGGCCCGGCAGGGTCTGGACCACCGGCCGCTGCCCAGGATGCTGGTGGGCCAGGAGTTCCGGGCCGATCCGGAGTTGGCCAAGGCGATCGGCCTGAGTGCCGACGGGGTGCCGTTGCCGGAGCTGAACGAGATGCCGCCGGGGGCGGGGTTCGGCCGGTTGTTCGCCGGAGTGGGGGCGGCGCGCAACGCGGTGGATCTGCTCGCGGTGGCCGAGGAGTTCGGGCCGGACCTGATCGTCCGCGAGGGCACGGAGCTCGCCGGCTTCCTGGTGGCCGAGCAGCTGGGGGTGCGCTGTGTGACGCTGGATTCCTCGCCGCTGGCCCCGGTCCGCCACCCGGGCCTGCTGCCGGCGCTGAACCAGACCCGGGCGACGCTGGGGATGAAGGCGTTGCCACACATCAACGAGCTGGCCCGGGATGCGTGGATCGGCTGGCTGCCCAGTCAGTGGTGGGCCGAGAACCTGTCGTCGCACCAGCACTTCCGGGCCCCGGCGGCAACCGGCACGCTGGATCCGGAGATCGCTGCGTTGCGCTCGGACCGGCCGCTCGTGCTGGTCACGCTCGGCTCCAACGCCGCCCACATGTTCACCGACTCGCCGCTGCCGCCGATCGTCGAAGCCCTGGGACAGCTGGACTGCACGGCGGTGGTGGCACTGGATCGGCGGTGGGACGGGCCGAGCCCGGGCAACGTGCACCTGGTGCCGTTCGTGCAGCAGCAACTGCTGCTGCCGGCCTGCGACCTGTTCATCACGCACGCGGGCTACAACGGTGTGCGGGAGGCGCTGGCCGCTGGTGTGCCGATGGTGGCCATGCCGCTGTTCGCCGAGGCCCCGGCCAACGCGCAGCGGCTGACCGAGCTCGGCCTCGGCGTCACGGTGCCGGCCGACGCGACGCCGGCCGGCATCCTGCTGGCCTGTGAGGAGGTGCTGGGCGACCCGGCTTTCCGTTACGCCGCACACGGTTTCCAGCGGCGGATCCTCGGCCTGCCGGGGATGGACGAGCTGGTGTCAGCTCTGGTGCGGGAAGCCCAGCGCTAG
- a CDS encoding tachylectin-related carbohydrate-binding protein, which produces MRFAARTIAIAAAAVTVLTAGAAQAATDSDDAVRARVAQVAAYEKAPCNGAPTSADSADATKLNGVLTQGLKDSMTAYRVSCARAVIDAVQKRGLDERAAVIAITTTIVESTIENISEKVDHSSLGLFQQLDDYGTAAQRLNPSWATNEFLNRMETRFPNGSWRTADIGEVCQRVQVSAYPDRYDKQTLDAQRIVDELSGPGAVTVQIYGALSDGRLTYSTINSQTGDRTKTLASSASIGFVPKTLAALNSNTLLVTSPAGQLYRVDIVTNKNSLTFSTLTPLGGGWTHDMLTYDGHGHLYGIADGKLISYVVSRPKPAESQIGGRVEIGAGFTMRTIAGTGDDWVLGISTTGVLRSYHVAADYSWTGVTLADRWSTFDRIVSPGYGLYYAQTRDGALYRYFDHNPYDLNGSDIEGFGTDPVDTHGWTQIQLSAVPLVG; this is translated from the coding sequence GTGCGTTTCGCAGCAAGAACAATCGCCATCGCCGCGGCCGCCGTGACCGTGCTGACCGCCGGCGCCGCCCAGGCCGCCACCGATTCCGACGACGCCGTCCGGGCCCGGGTCGCGCAGGTCGCCGCGTACGAGAAGGCCCCGTGCAACGGCGCGCCGACCTCGGCCGACAGCGCCGACGCGACCAAGCTCAACGGCGTGCTCACCCAGGGCCTGAAGGACTCGATGACCGCCTACCGCGTGTCGTGCGCCCGGGCCGTCATCGACGCCGTGCAGAAGCGCGGGCTGGACGAGCGGGCCGCGGTCATCGCGATCACCACCACCATCGTCGAGTCGACCATCGAGAACATCAGCGAGAAGGTCGACCACAGCAGCCTCGGCCTGTTCCAGCAGCTCGACGACTATGGCACCGCGGCACAGCGGCTCAATCCGAGCTGGGCCACCAACGAGTTCCTCAACAGGATGGAGACCCGCTTCCCCAACGGGAGTTGGCGCACCGCCGACATCGGCGAAGTCTGCCAGCGGGTGCAGGTCTCGGCCTACCCCGACCGCTACGACAAGCAGACGTTGGACGCCCAGCGCATCGTGGACGAGCTGAGCGGGCCCGGCGCGGTCACCGTGCAGATCTACGGCGCGCTGTCCGACGGCCGGCTGACCTACTCCACGATCAACTCGCAGACCGGCGACCGCACCAAGACGCTGGCCTCATCGGCCTCGATCGGTTTCGTGCCGAAGACGTTGGCCGCGTTGAACTCCAACACGCTGCTGGTCACCTCGCCGGCCGGTCAGCTATACCGAGTGGACATCGTTACCAACAAGAACTCGCTGACATTCTCCACGCTGACCCCGTTGGGCGGCGGCTGGACGCACGACATGCTGACCTACGACGGGCACGGGCATCTGTACGGCATCGCCGACGGCAAGCTGATCTCGTACGTGGTCTCCCGGCCCAAGCCGGCCGAGAGCCAGATCGGCGGGCGGGTCGAGATCGGCGCCGGCTTCACCATGCGCACCATCGCCGGCACCGGTGACGACTGGGTCCTCGGCATCAGCACCACCGGCGTGCTGCGGTCCTATCACGTCGCCGCCGACTACAGCTGGACCGGCGTGACGTTGGCCGACCGGTGGAGCACCTTCGACCGCATTGTCTCGCCCGGTTACGGCCTGTACTACGCGCAGACCCGTGACGGCGCGCTGTACCGGTACTTCGACCACAACCCGTACGACCTCAACGGTTCCGACATCGAGGGCTTCGGAACCGACCCCGTCGACACCCACGGCTGGACCCAGATCCAGCTCTCCGCCGTGCCGCTCGTCGGCTGA
- a CDS encoding patatin-like phospholipase family protein, which translates to MTVLQLLRDRMREGSVPGRRNDGARLALLVEGGSSRGAYSSGMTIAIEQLGLLPAFDAVYGSSAGSLNAAWLLCGRAEKTQHAWWSPLIMRTTINLGNALRGKPVVDTGFLVDTVYTTIMPMGFQEIVDNPVEFHPIATDARTGEAVDLHGLIHSQAGVQEALRASTRMPILAGGPVEIDGRQLIDAGLAESVPVRSALAQQATHIVALRTVREDEKSGPPPLAERLVASRWFARRAPGALELWLRGDMLRAEEERLLAEHPATLQIRPPLGSARIGRTDRRLSRLRAAVDAGRQAASDVLAGCVDEPPRRSAWSTP; encoded by the coding sequence GTGACCGTTCTCCAGTTGCTCCGCGACCGCATGCGCGAGGGAAGCGTCCCCGGGCGGCGGAACGACGGCGCGCGGCTGGCGCTGCTGGTGGAGGGCGGGAGCTCCCGTGGCGCGTACTCCAGCGGCATGACGATCGCCATCGAGCAGCTGGGGCTGCTGCCGGCCTTCGATGCCGTCTACGGGAGCTCGGCCGGCTCGCTGAACGCGGCGTGGCTGCTGTGCGGGCGGGCCGAGAAGACGCAGCATGCCTGGTGGAGCCCGCTGATCATGCGGACGACCATCAATCTCGGCAACGCCCTGCGGGGCAAGCCGGTGGTGGACACCGGGTTCCTGGTCGACACGGTCTACACCACGATCATGCCGATGGGCTTCCAGGAGATCGTCGACAACCCGGTCGAGTTCCACCCCATCGCCACCGACGCGCGTACCGGCGAGGCGGTCGACCTGCACGGCCTGATCCACAGCCAGGCCGGCGTGCAGGAGGCGCTGCGGGCGTCGACGAGGATGCCGATCCTGGCCGGCGGCCCGGTGGAGATCGACGGCCGGCAGCTCATCGACGCCGGCCTGGCCGAATCGGTGCCGGTGCGATCGGCGCTGGCCCAGCAGGCCACGCACATCGTCGCCCTGCGCACGGTGCGCGAGGACGAGAAGTCGGGGCCGCCGCCGCTGGCCGAACGCCTGGTGGCCTCCCGGTGGTTCGCCCGCCGCGCCCCCGGTGCGCTGGAGCTGTGGCTTCGCGGCGACATGCTGCGGGCGGAGGAGGAACGGCTGCTGGCCGAGCATCCCGCGACCCTGCAGATCCGCCCGCCGCTTGGTAGCGCCCGCATCGGCCGCACCGACCGCCGCCTCAGCCGCCTGCGCGCGGCCGTCGACGCCGGTCGGCAGGCCGCCTCCGACGTGCTCGCGGGCTGCGTCGACGAGCCACCGAGGAGGTCAGCATGGTCGACACCGTGA
- a CDS encoding alkaline phosphatase family protein, which produces MSDVTRREFLAGTAGAVALAAVGSTVGSTVAEAATLPAPEQSGIDHIVVVMMENRSFDHYLGWLPGADGRQAGLTFTDKDGVAHQTHHLTVPHGCGFSDPDHSYDGGRVEFNNGACDGWLRAGNNDALSIGYFEADDLGFYGSAARDWTVCDRYFAAMMAPTFPNRFFLHAAQTDRTTTSVDKLATMPAIWDRLAAAGVSGRYYFSDVPYTALWGVRHLGISRLIGEFYADAAAGRLPAVSFVEPGFLGEAVAGLAQDEHPLADIRLGQHFLAGVYNAVVSSPNWPRTALVITYDEWGGFFDHVPPPVGPDPNPDLGAGLRGFRVPCLVVSPRSPRATVAHGLYDHTSILKMIEWRFGLPPLTVRDAAANNLAEVLDFANPPQLAAPRYHVPFPITLGCLLNSDDHPHAGEDWPELAARALALGFPHQS; this is translated from the coding sequence ATGAGCGATGTGACCCGGCGGGAGTTCCTGGCCGGCACGGCCGGTGCAGTGGCCCTGGCGGCGGTCGGATCCACGGTGGGGTCCACGGTGGCGGAGGCGGCGACACTGCCGGCGCCCGAGCAGTCGGGGATCGACCACATCGTCGTGGTGATGATGGAGAACCGCTCGTTCGACCACTACCTGGGCTGGCTGCCCGGCGCGGACGGCCGGCAGGCCGGGCTGACCTTCACCGACAAGGACGGCGTTGCCCACCAGACCCACCACCTGACCGTGCCGCACGGCTGCGGGTTCAGCGACCCCGACCACTCCTACGACGGCGGTCGTGTCGAGTTCAACAACGGGGCCTGTGACGGCTGGTTACGGGCCGGCAACAACGACGCGCTGTCCATCGGCTACTTCGAGGCCGACGACCTGGGCTTCTACGGCAGTGCCGCCCGTGACTGGACGGTCTGCGACCGCTACTTCGCTGCGATGATGGCTCCCACCTTTCCGAATCGGTTCTTCCTGCACGCCGCGCAGACCGACCGCACGACCACGTCCGTCGACAAGCTGGCCACCATGCCGGCCATCTGGGACCGGCTGGCCGCGGCCGGCGTCAGCGGGCGCTACTACTTCAGCGACGTGCCGTACACGGCGCTGTGGGGCGTGCGGCACCTTGGGATCAGCCGACTCATCGGCGAGTTCTACGCCGACGCGGCGGCCGGCCGGCTGCCGGCGGTGTCGTTCGTGGAGCCCGGTTTCCTCGGCGAGGCGGTCGCCGGGCTGGCCCAGGACGAGCACCCGCTGGCCGACATCCGGCTGGGCCAGCACTTCCTGGCCGGCGTCTACAACGCCGTGGTGTCCAGTCCCAACTGGCCGCGGACCGCGCTCGTGATCACCTACGACGAGTGGGGCGGCTTCTTCGACCACGTGCCGCCGCCGGTCGGCCCGGACCCGAACCCCGACCTCGGCGCCGGCCTGCGCGGTTTCCGCGTGCCGTGCCTGGTCGTCTCACCGCGGTCGCCGCGTGCCACCGTCGCGCACGGCCTGTACGACCACACCTCCATTCTCAAGATGATCGAGTGGCGGTTCGGGCTGCCGCCGCTGACCGTGCGCGACGCCGCCGCCAACAACCTGGCCGAGGTACTCGACTTCGCCAACCCTCCTCAGCTGGCCGCACCCCGTTACCACGTCCCGTTCCCCATCACGCTGGGCTGCCTGCTCAACTCCGACGACCATCCGCACGCCGGCGAGGACTGGCCCGAGCTGGCCGCCCGCGCGCTAGCGCTGGGCTTCCCGCACCAGAGCTGA
- a CDS encoding response regulator, whose protein sequence is MTTRVLLADDQALVRGSFRVLLESTTDLLVVGEAGNGREAVELVPEVKPDVVLMDVRMPEMDGIEATRQIVATSGAKVLILTTYDLDEYVYAALRAGASGFMLKDGRPPELLAAVRVVAAGEALLAPSVTSRLIRAFVSVPPVPPATLDHQITAREREILLLVARGLSNAEISDHLHVGITTTKTHVSRLLMKLGARDRAQLVIAAYESGLVRPAVS, encoded by the coding sequence ATGACCACCCGGGTGCTGCTCGCCGACGACCAGGCGCTGGTTCGCGGCAGTTTCCGAGTGCTGCTCGAAAGCACGACCGACCTGCTGGTGGTCGGTGAGGCCGGCAACGGCCGCGAGGCCGTGGAACTCGTCCCGGAGGTGAAGCCCGATGTGGTGCTCATGGATGTCCGGATGCCGGAGATGGACGGCATCGAGGCCACCCGGCAGATCGTGGCCACGTCCGGGGCCAAGGTGCTCATCCTCACCACCTATGACCTCGACGAGTACGTCTACGCCGCACTCCGCGCCGGGGCCAGCGGCTTCATGCTCAAGGACGGCCGGCCGCCGGAGCTCCTGGCCGCGGTCCGGGTCGTCGCCGCCGGCGAGGCGTTGCTTGCCCCGAGCGTCACCAGCCGCCTCATCCGCGCGTTCGTCAGCGTGCCACCGGTCCCGCCGGCCACACTCGACCACCAGATCACCGCCCGCGAACGCGAGATCCTGCTGCTGGTCGCCCGTGGCCTGTCCAATGCCGAGATCTCCGACCATCTGCACGTCGGCATCACCACCACCAAGACCCACGTCAGCCGCCTGCTGATGAAACTCGGCGCCCGCGATCGCGCCCAGCTGGTAATCGCGGCCTACGAGTCCGGTTTGGTCCGGCCGGCAGTGAGCTGA
- a CDS encoding sensor histidine kinase has product MSELRVPLTSRLRREHWLALDAVLALALVALVVPASPRIEQYNLPAAVGFVITLAATTPIAVRRIWPVAVYWVVLAACSTLVLLPIIGAPFVTVAVAAYSVAVSRSRRTAVIGLVAALAVFLAGAFGSLGGQSVTDAAMVIAAWGLGTVLREHRSYVAAQQEQEIQAAVMRERLHIARELHDVVANGMSLITLQAGVAGYVLDSRPEEARRALASIEETGRSGLAVLRKSLWWLRSEDRSAVPAEATPGLADLEILARRVRAESGIDVTVSFDGQGALPVGLELSAYRIVQEAITNVIKHGGSSPTRVLLRHTTEALVIEIDDDGPGGAVRPGGHGLLGMRERAALHGGTLTAGPRPEGGFTVRAVLPTDGVA; this is encoded by the coding sequence GTGTCCGAACTCCGAGTGCCGCTCACCAGCCGGTTGCGCCGCGAGCACTGGCTCGCCCTCGACGCCGTGCTGGCTCTGGCGCTGGTCGCGTTGGTCGTGCCGGCCTCGCCCCGGATCGAACAGTACAACCTGCCGGCGGCAGTGGGATTCGTGATCACGCTGGCCGCGACGACGCCGATAGCCGTCCGGCGGATCTGGCCGGTGGCGGTGTACTGGGTGGTGCTGGCGGCGTGTTCGACGCTGGTGCTGCTGCCCATTATCGGCGCGCCCTTCGTGACGGTCGCGGTGGCCGCATACTCGGTCGCGGTGTCGCGGTCGCGTCGAACGGCCGTGATCGGGCTGGTGGCCGCGCTGGCCGTGTTCCTAGCTGGGGCCTTCGGGTCCCTGGGTGGTCAGTCCGTGACCGACGCCGCCATGGTGATCGCCGCGTGGGGTCTGGGGACCGTACTCCGTGAGCATCGAAGTTACGTTGCGGCACAACAAGAACAAGAGATACAAGCCGCTGTCATGCGCGAGCGGCTGCACATCGCCCGCGAGTTGCACGACGTGGTGGCCAACGGGATGAGCCTGATCACCCTTCAGGCCGGCGTGGCCGGTTACGTGCTGGACAGCCGGCCCGAGGAGGCCCGTCGCGCGCTGGCGTCCATTGAGGAGACCGGCCGGTCCGGACTGGCCGTGCTACGAAAGTCACTGTGGTGGCTTCGCTCCGAAGATCGTTCCGCGGTGCCGGCCGAGGCCACGCCCGGGCTCGCCGACCTGGAGATCCTGGCGCGGCGGGTACGTGCGGAGTCCGGCATCGACGTGACTGTGTCGTTTGACGGGCAGGGGGCGTTGCCGGTAGGCCTCGAATTGTCGGCCTACCGCATCGTCCAGGAGGCGATCACCAACGTGATCAAGCATGGCGGGTCATCGCCGACCCGCGTACTACTGAGGCACACCACCGAGGCACTGGTCATCGAGATTGACGATGACGGGCCCGGTGGCGCCGTGCGCCCCGGTGGCCATGGTCTGCTCGGCATGCGCGAACGAGCCGCCCTGCACGGCGGCACGCTCACCGCCGGGCCCCGCCCCGAAGGCGGCTTCACCGTTCGCGCCGTGCTGCCGACGGATGGTGTGGCATGA
- a CDS encoding alpha/beta fold hydrolase gives MVDTVTLPGGEIAYTEQGAGRAVVFIHGLLVNANLWRKVIPLVADAGFRCVAPTLPLGAHQKAMPDADLTPPGLAKLIADFLEALDLDDVTIVANDSGGALTQVLMVNHPEHVGRVVLTPCDAFEDFFPKPFDALTRLIRKPGVPWLLSRALQLKAVQQQPNSFGWLAKRGIPDEIMASYVRPCRDSAAIRRDLKRFLVGVDNRHTLAAAERLPGFEKPVLLVRATEDKVFKAELFERLTTILPDARLVDVADSWTFVSEDQPDQLARLVVEFAR, from the coding sequence ATGGTCGACACCGTGACGCTGCCGGGCGGCGAGATCGCCTATACCGAGCAGGGTGCTGGCCGGGCGGTGGTGTTCATTCACGGCCTGCTGGTCAACGCCAACCTGTGGCGCAAGGTGATCCCGCTGGTCGCGGATGCCGGATTTCGCTGCGTGGCGCCGACTCTGCCGCTGGGGGCGCACCAGAAGGCGATGCCGGACGCTGATCTGACGCCGCCGGGCCTGGCGAAGCTGATCGCGGACTTCCTGGAAGCGCTGGACCTCGACGATGTGACGATCGTGGCGAACGACAGCGGTGGTGCGCTGACCCAGGTCCTGATGGTCAACCACCCGGAGCACGTCGGCCGTGTGGTGCTGACGCCGTGTGATGCGTTCGAAGACTTCTTTCCCAAGCCGTTCGACGCGCTGACGCGGCTGATCCGCAAGCCGGGGGTGCCGTGGCTGCTGAGTCGGGCGCTGCAACTGAAGGCGGTGCAACAGCAGCCGAATTCCTTTGGCTGGCTGGCCAAACGGGGTATCCCGGACGAGATCATGGCGTCGTACGTGCGACCCTGCCGGGACAGTGCGGCGATTCGCCGTGACCTCAAGCGGTTCCTGGTCGGGGTGGACAACCGGCATACGCTCGCTGCGGCGGAAAGGCTGCCGGGCTTCGAGAAGCCGGTGCTGCTGGTGCGGGCAACCGAGGACAAGGTGTTCAAAGCGGAGCTGTTCGAGCGGCTGACCACGATCCTGCCGGACGCCCGGCTGGTCGACGTCGCCGACTCGTGGACCTTCGTGTCCGAAGACCAGCCGGACCAACTGGCCCGGCTGGTCGTCGAATTCGCGCGATGA
- a CDS encoding VOC family protein, whose product MDVVIEALDPHRQAKFWAALLGWACADDRVRAEGGWDFELVFAQVDVPKTVKNRIHLELASRSPEHQREIVRHALALGARHLDLGQGDVPWVVLADREGNEFCVLDPHPRYDAGPVAAILVETADPAAVADDWALATGWPVEVRRDEVVALRSPRGQWLELLRVEPTEPVGERVRLGAL is encoded by the coding sequence ATGGACGTCGTCATCGAGGCGCTGGACCCGCACCGGCAGGCGAAGTTCTGGGCCGCGCTGCTCGGCTGGGCGTGCGCCGACGACCGCGTCCGAGCCGAGGGCGGCTGGGACTTCGAGCTGGTGTTCGCCCAGGTCGACGTGCCGAAAACGGTCAAGAACCGGATTCATCTGGAGCTGGCCAGCCGATCGCCCGAGCACCAGAGGGAGATCGTCCGGCACGCCCTGGCTCTTGGCGCTCGGCACCTCGACCTGGGGCAGGGGGACGTGCCCTGGGTGGTGCTGGCCGACCGCGAGGGGAACGAATTCTGCGTGCTCGACCCGCATCCCCGCTACGACGCCGGTCCCGTCGCGGCGATCCTGGTCGAGACGGCCGACCCGGCCGCGGTGGCTGACGACTGGGCGCTGGCCACGGGTTGGCCGGTCGAGGTGCGACGGGACGAGGTCGTGGCGCTGCGGTCGCCACGGGGGCAGTGGCTGGAGTTGCTGCGGGTCGAGCCCACCGAGCCGGTGGGGGAGCGGGTCCGACTGGGTGCCCTTTGA
- a CDS encoding thioesterase family protein: MANFEGATAFVPRATAGEFDVDLDPQWALEDKPNGGYLLAVLGRVAGSLSTHPHLTAISGSFVQSPKPGPAVVTAELLRAGRGATQLRARLTQDGLPRVEALITQGVLDDAEPWWSGTTPVDLPPLADCPRSSTEAPGGAFRIHILDVVEQRLDPAVSGFKRGEPTGRGEFAGWLRLADGADWDPLSLVVAVDAMPPIGYDLGAPGWAPTVQLSAYVRRLPAPGPIRIRVTATEVGGGQVDHVVRAWDSKDRLVVQATQICALRLPS; this comes from the coding sequence GTGGCGAATTTCGAGGGGGCGACGGCGTTCGTGCCGCGCGCGACGGCCGGCGAGTTCGATGTCGACCTTGACCCGCAGTGGGCGTTGGAGGACAAGCCCAACGGCGGCTACCTGCTTGCGGTGCTGGGCCGGGTTGCGGGGTCGCTGTCGACGCACCCGCATCTGACGGCCATCAGCGGATCGTTCGTCCAGTCGCCGAAACCGGGGCCGGCGGTGGTGACGGCGGAGCTGCTGCGCGCCGGTCGCGGTGCGACGCAGTTGCGAGCGCGGCTCACCCAGGACGGCCTGCCCCGCGTCGAGGCGCTGATCACGCAGGGCGTGCTCGACGACGCCGAACCCTGGTGGTCCGGCACGACACCGGTCGACCTGCCGCCGCTGGCCGATTGCCCGCGCTCCAGCACCGAGGCCCCGGGCGGCGCGTTCCGGATCCACATCCTCGACGTCGTCGAGCAGCGTCTCGACCCCGCGGTCAGCGGCTTCAAGCGCGGCGAGCCGACCGGCAGGGGCGAGTTCGCCGGCTGGCTGCGGCTGGCCGACGGCGCCGACTGGGATCCGCTGAGCCTGGTCGTGGCGGTGGACGCGATGCCGCCCATCGGCTACGACCTCGGCGCGCCCGGTTGGGCTCCGACCGTGCAGCTCAGCGCGTACGTCCGCCGGCTGCCCGCGCCCGGACCGATCCGGATCCGCGTCACCGCGACCGAAGTTGGCGGTGGGCAGGTCGACCACGTGGTGCGGGCGTGGGACAGCAAGGACCGCCTGGTCGTGCAGGCCACCCAGATCTGCGCGCTCCGGCTGCCGAGCTAG